The Mauremys reevesii isolate NIE-2019 linkage group 1, ASM1616193v1, whole genome shotgun sequence genome has a segment encoding these proteins:
- the U2AF1 gene encoding splicing factor U2AF 35 kDa subunit isoform X3, translated as MQEHYDEFFEEVFTEMEEKYGEVEEMNVCDNLGDHLVGNVYVKFRREEDAEKAVIDLNNRWFNGQPIHAELSPVTDFREACCRQYEMGECTRGGFCNFMHLKPISRELRRELYGRRRKKHRSRSRSRERRSRSRDRGRGGGGGGGGGGGGGGGGGGGGGRERDRRRSRDRERSGRF; from the exons ATGCAGGAACATTATGATGAATTCTTTGAG GAGGTCTTCACGGAAATGGAAGAAAAGTATGGTGAAGTTGAGGAGATGAACGTTTGTGATAACCTTGGAGATCATCTAGTTGGAAATGTATATGTAAAG TTTCGTCGTGAAGAAGATGCAGAAAAGGCTGTGATTGATCTGAACAATCGCTGGTTTAACGGTCAGCCAATTCATGCTGAGCTTTCACCTGTGACTGACTTCAGAGAAGCTTGTTGCCGTCAGTATGAAATGGG AGAGTGTACGCGAGGAGGTTTCTGTAACTTTATGCATTTGAAGCCCATTTCCCGAGAATTACGACGTGAATTATATGGACGTCGTCGTAAGAA GCATAGATCCAGGTCAAGGTCCCGTGAACGTCGTTCTAGATCCAGAGATCGTGGtcgtggaggtggtggtggtggaggtggaggaggaggcggcggtggaggaggaggaggaggaggaggacgggaACGTGATAGGAGGCGGTCAAGAGATCGTGAAAGATCTGGTCGATTCTGA